Part of the bacterium genome, GGATTCCCCGCCCTACGGCATCGCAACCGGCGTGATGTAGGGCGGCCCCTCTGCGGGCCGCCGTGTATATAAAAAAGCGGCGGGGCGGGGATTAAAATCCCCGTCCTACATTCAGGCGTATGGCGATGGATAAAAAAACGGGCGGACCTGAAGGTCCACCCCTACGTCTACTTCACAACAACCACCGTCTCAATCGAACGCCCGGCCCGGCGAACCCGCGACGGCCGTCACCCCTGACCGCCGGCGCCGGCGGCGGCCATGCCGGTTTCGGGGAGGAAGAAGCGGGCGGGGTCCAGGTTGCGGCCGCCCTTGAGCACCTCGTAGTGCAGCTTGGGCCCCAGCGTCCGACCGGTGGTGCCCACGGCGGCGACGGCGTCCCCCCGCCGCACCTCGTCGCCGGGATGGACGTACACCCGGCTGAGGTGCGCGTACACCGTCTCGAAATACCCCCCGTGGTCAATCACGAGCTTCAGGCCGAAGTTGCCCTCGTGATCGGCGAAGGTGACCGTCCCGTCTGCCGGGGCGATGACCGGCGTCCCCGGCGGCGCGGTGATGTCTATCCCCCGGTGGAAGTAGTTGCGGCCGGTGAACTCGCTCATCCGGTTGCCGAACCCGGCGGTGACCCAGCAGTGCTCGCCGTCCACGGGTCGGACGCTGGGGGTGAAGCGCTGCCGGGCGGCGTCGGCGTCCAGGAACCGCTCGATGCCCCCCAGGGTGGAGGTCAGGTCCCCGGCCCGCTCGACGAGCCTCCCGATGGCCGTTTTCCCCGACTCGGCACCCGACTGGATGGCCTCCAGGGGGAGGCTGGACTCGAAGGCACCCAAGCGGTCCTCGAGCACGTCGGGGTGTTCCAGGGACAGCGTGGGGTGGAGCTCGATCAGCATCTCCTTCTTCTGTTCGAGCTGGGCCAGGGAGCGCTGGAGGTCCCCGATCTCCTGATCGAAGTACTCGAGCTGCTTGTCCTGGGTCTTCGTCCGCTCGTGCAGCTCCGCCAGCCGGTTCTCGTCCACCACCTTCTGGGCGTAGCTCACGCCCAGAATCACCAGGCCGGTGATGATGCCGACGGCCACGAGTCCGCCCAGCGTGATGAGCCAGTAGGGGAGGCGGATGTTGCGCATGTCCCCGTGGCTGTGGGGGACGACCTTTACCGAGATGCCGCGGTGGATGAAGGTGTGTAAGAAGCTCATGCTCAGTTGCGGCCGCGGCTCACCACCAGGGTGCCGCCCCGGAGGGTGACCCGGATGTGGGTGAGCCGGCCCGTCGGGGCCTCCACGACCTTGGTGGCCGTGGGAACCAGAACCAGACGCTGGAAGGTGTTCTTCAGGTAGCTGGCGCCGAAGGTGCTCGAGTGCCCCTCGTCGGCTATGTACTTGAGGGCGCGTTCGGTCACGTCCAGGTAGATGCGCTGGGCCCGGAGGAGCTTCTGCGCCTGGGGCAGGAGCTTGTCCTTGAGGATGTTGAAGCAGTCATCCTCGGTGAGGTGACGGAAGAGGATGATCTCGTCCACGTGGTTCAAAAAGTCGGCGCCGAGGTCCTTCTCCAACTCGAGGCGCACCTTGGTGGGATCGGAGAGGAAGTCGCCCGAGTCGGCGTAGCCCAGGGCCGCTTCCCTCTCCACGAAGGCTCCCCGAAGCGCGGTCAGGATGACGATGGTGTCGGCCAGGTGGACCCGGCTGCCGGAGCTGTCCTGATTCCACCCCTGGGAGATGACCTTGCGGACCCACTCCCGGGTGTCGGGGTGGGCCTGGTCTATGTTGTCGAACATCACCACGGAGTTGGGCTGCTGGTGGATGAAGTTGACCAGCGTAGGTCCCTCGGTTCCGGCGAGCTGGGCCAGCTCCTTCTCGGGGTCGAGCTGTCCCAGGCGGAAGTCCAACAGGGCTCCCTCTTCGCCGAAGAAGAACTCCGAGATGGACTTGGCCATCTTGGTCTTGCCGCTGCCCGCCGGGCCGATGAACAGAAACACCCCGTCCGGCCTCGAGGCGTGGAGGTCGAACTTGCTCTTGGCGTAGCGGATGACGCCGGCGATTCTCCGGACGGCGTCCTCCTGTCCAATGACCCGATCGAGGAGGAACTCCTCCAGGCGGCGGTACTTCTCGCGGAAGTCGGCGGTGATGCCCGGCGAGTGGATGCCGGACATCTCGGTGACGGTCTCCTCGATCTGGGCCAGGCGGACCTGGGGCTCGTTGTCCTTGCCGCCGCGGGTGAGGTATGTCCGGGCGCAGGCCTGGTCCAGGACGTCTATGACGGCGTCGGGGAACCGGCGCTCGCGCAGGAAAGAGCCGGCGAGACGGACGCTCCCCTCGAGGGCCGCCCGGGTTATCTTCACCCCGTGGTAGGCCTCGAGCTCGGCGGCGGTGTTCTCCATCATCTTGAGCGCGGTCTTTTCGTCCGGCTCGTTGACGCGCACCAGGGCGAACCGCCGCCCCAGGGCCGGATCGCTCTCCACGTAGTTGTAGTACTGCTCCGTCAGCGTGGCGGTGATGACGGTGACCTGGGGGTTGACCAGAAGCGACTTGACCACGTTGGCCAGCGCCGGGTTGAAGTTGCCGTTCTCGTCTATGACGTAGCGGTGTATGTCGTCCAGGAAGAGGAGGGTTTTGCCGTCGGCGGCCTCGCCCTCCAGCTCGTTGACCCGGGCGGTGAAGGAGGGCAGGTCGTTGATTCCGGCGAACATGCGGTCCGGGTGGATGTGGATCAGCCGCAGCCCCCGCAGGCGCTCGGGAACCTCCCCGGCCGCCAGCCGCAGGGCGAGCTGCTCCACGATGGTGCTCTTGCCCACCCCGGGAGGCCCGATGAGCAGGGGATCGCGCTTCTCCTTGTGCAGGAGGATCTCGACCAGACGGTCCACGTCCTTTTCGCGGCCCACCCGAGGTGCGATTTTTCCCTGGGCGGCCATCTGCACCCAGTCCTCGCCGATGGAGTCGAGAAGCGATTCTTTCCGGGCCTCCCAGACGTCGGGATTCACGGTGAGCAGATCGGCGAACCCGTCGGGCTCGACGCCGGTTTTCGCCAGAAAGTCGCGCACGGTCTTCCCGCCGCGGCGGACGAGGGACACGGTCAGATGGTAACTCTCCACCGCCTTGGACTGCTGGAGGGTCGCCAGCTCGACGGCGCCCTTCACGACGGTCTGCGTCTCGTCGGAGAGCGGGACTTCGCCGGTGCGGGCGGGGTCGGGCGCGTCGGAAATCAGCGCCTTTTTCGCGCCTGCAAGCATCGTCTTCACATCGAGGCCCATACCGGTGAGCCGCTCCTTCTCGGTGACCACGAGGGCCGCCAGGAGCTGTCGCGGCTCGAGGGATTTGTCCGCCGGGACGTAGCCGTTGGCCTCGAGGAAGACGGCCTTGGATGAATCGGCGAGCGGGAGTTTCTTCAAGGATCGCCCCCTTTTTTTTATCCGCGTCCGGGTTGAGCGTCACATGTGTGTCAGGAATCTTCGACCTCGCTCGGCCGCGCATCCTTTTCTTCCGGCGCCGCCGGCCGACCCGCCCCGATCCGATTCAGCTCCGCCTCGAGGGCGTCAATCTTTTTCCGCTGACGGCGCAGGTCGTGCCGGAGGTCGTTGAGCTTGAAGTCCAGGGTCTGGAGTATCCAAAACTCGTAGTGGTTTATCCTGGCGTTCTGGTTGATGGACCAGGCGAGCTTCAGGGATATAAGAAGGATGCCGCTTTCGAGGGAGACGGT contains:
- a CDS encoding peptidoglycan DD-metalloendopeptidase family protein, which gives rise to MSFLHTFIHRGISVKVVPHSHGDMRNIRLPYWLITLGGLVAVGIITGLVILGVSYAQKVVDENRLAELHERTKTQDKQLEYFDQEIGDLQRSLAQLEQKKEMLIELHPTLSLEHPDVLEDRLGAFESSLPLEAIQSGAESGKTAIGRLVERAGDLTSTLGGIERFLDADAARQRFTPSVRPVDGEHCWVTAGFGNRMSEFTGRNYFHRGIDITAPPGTPVIAPADGTVTFADHEGNFGLKLVIDHGGYFETVYAHLSRVYVHPGDEVRRGDAVAAVGTTGRTLGPKLHYEVLKGGRNLDPARFFLPETGMAAAGAGGQG
- a CDS encoding AAA family ATPase, producing MKKLPLADSSKAVFLEANGYVPADKSLEPRQLLAALVVTEKERLTGMGLDVKTMLAGAKKALISDAPDPARTGEVPLSDETQTVVKGAVELATLQQSKAVESYHLTVSLVRRGGKTVRDFLAKTGVEPDGFADLLTVNPDVWEARKESLLDSIGEDWVQMAAQGKIAPRVGREKDVDRLVEILLHKEKRDPLLIGPPGVGKSTIVEQLALRLAAGEVPERLRGLRLIHIHPDRMFAGINDLPSFTARVNELEGEAADGKTLLFLDDIHRYVIDENGNFNPALANVVKSLLVNPQVTVITATLTEQYYNYVESDPALGRRFALVRVNEPDEKTALKMMENTAAELEAYHGVKITRAALEGSVRLAGSFLRERRFPDAVIDVLDQACARTYLTRGGKDNEPQVRLAQIEETVTEMSGIHSPGITADFREKYRRLEEFLLDRVIGQEDAVRRIAGVIRYAKSKFDLHASRPDGVFLFIGPAGSGKTKMAKSISEFFFGEEGALLDFRLGQLDPEKELAQLAGTEGPTLVNFIHQQPNSVVMFDNIDQAHPDTREWVRKVISQGWNQDSSGSRVHLADTIVILTALRGAFVEREAALGYADSGDFLSDPTKVRLELEKDLGADFLNHVDEIILFRHLTEDDCFNILKDKLLPQAQKLLRAQRIYLDVTERALKYIADEGHSSTFGASYLKNTFQRLVLVPTATKVVEAPTGRLTHIRVTLRGGTLVVSRGRN